Proteins encoded by one window of Lathyrus oleraceus cultivar Zhongwan6 chromosome 1, CAAS_Psat_ZW6_1.0, whole genome shotgun sequence:
- the LOC127101759 gene encoding uncharacterized protein LOC127101759 yields the protein MGRIADFLGAPQSVVRRRPNQVIIQGEEQTIDQVRPQRQAPDERVMGARLEQHPIRQEVPEEQPRRPIMVNRDQDADKVIHRVRRENMMENDLTSMIERIMAQNGLNTGLRRPNYSSPLSEYVLQTELPRGCKIPKFTKFSGDTSESTIEHIARYMTEAGDLANSENSRMKYFPSSLTKNAFTWFTTLPPNSIDAWPQLERLFHQQFYMGQTKISLKELANIKRKFTESIEDYLNRFRLLKSRCFTIVPEHELVEMAAGGLDYSIRKKLDTQHLRDMTQLAYRVRQVERLKSEKARANKNYKKERVAYVEFEDGETEIAEDPYGLEEFEVDLAKLKEAPPYACKLLTPSNGRNPVETEKNDRFPKKTYTFDVTKCDEIFNLLVKDGQMIVPPNTKIPPLEQRKKRGFCKYHNFLGHKTSQCFLFRDLIQNAIKDGRLKFADKGKNQMKVDTDPLNIVETNYAEPVEINMIDVGEVEAVKATGTGGYTLDGKQATDDLSNDVSFGISVKGKQVANVELGPLKVLRGKQPRLLRA from the coding sequence ATGGGACGCATAGCCGATTTCCTAGGCGCCCCGCAATCTGTTGTTCGACGCAGGCCAAACCAGGTTATAATCCAGGGAGAAGAACAAACGATAGATCAGGTTCGACCACAAAGGCAAGCCCCCGACGAAAGAGTCATGGGGGCAAGATTGGAACAACATCCAATTCGACAGGAAGTCCCTGAAGAACAACCTAGGAGACCGATAATGGTTAATAGAGACCAGGATGCAGACAAAGTAATTCATAGGGTCAGGCGGGAAAACATGATGGAAAATGACTTAACCAGTATGATAGAGAGAATCATGGCCCAAAATGGTCTGAATACAGGACTTCGACGGCCAAATTATTCCTCTCCTTTATCAGAATATGTCCTGCAAACAGAATTACCAAGGGGTTGTAAAatccctaagttcaccaaattctcaggggacactagtgaaTCCACTATAGAGCACATAGCCAGATACATGACTGAGGCAGGGGATTTGGCGAATAGTGAGAACTCAAGGATGaaatatttccctagttcttTAACAAAGAACGCCTTCACATGGTTTACAACTTTGCCACCAAATTCCATAGATGCTTGGCCCCAGTTAGAAAGATTATTTCATCAACAATTCTACATGGGCCAAACTAAGATAAGTCTTAAGGAATTAGCCAACATCAAAAGAAAATTCACCGAATCTATAGAGGATTATCTGAATAGGTTCCGTTTGTTGAAATCTAGATGCTTTACAATAGTGCCTGAACACGAGTTGGTTGAAATGGCCGCTGGAGGTTTAGACTATTCCATCAGAAAAAAGTTAGATACCCAACATCTAAGAGACATGACCCAATTAGCATATAGGGTTCGACAGGTCGAACGCTTAAAATCTGAAAAGGCTAGAGCGAATAAGAATTATAAGAAAGAGAGGGTTGCTTATGTCGAATTCGAAGACGGAGAGACTGAAATCGCTGAAGACCCTTATGGTCTTGAGGAATTCGAAGTAGATTTGGCAAAATTAAAAGAAGCACCACCTTATGCCTGCAAATTACTTACACCTTCGAACGGAAGAAACCCTGTCGAAACTGAAAAGAATGATAGATTCCCCAAAAAGACTTACACATTTGATGTTACCAAATGTGACGAGATCTTCAATTTATTAGTAAAAGATGGCCAAATGATAGTGCCTCCTAATACCAAAATTCCTCCGTTAGAACAACGAAAGAAAAGAGGCTTCTGTAAATATCACAATTTTTTAGGCCATAAAACTTCACAAtgctttcttttcagggatcttattCAGAATGCAATCAAGGATGGCCGCCTAAAGTTTGCTGATAAAGGGAAAAACCAGATGAAAGTTGATACTGATCCCCTTAACATTGTTGAGACAAACTATGCTGAACCGGTCGAAATCAACATGATCGACGTAGGGGAAGTGGAGGCTGTAAAAGCAACAGGAACTGGAGGCTATACGCTGGATGGAAAGCAGGCTACTGATGACCTAAGTAACGATGTTTCCTTTGGAATCTCTGTCAAAGGTAAACAGGTTGCTAACGTCGAACTAGGGCCACTGAAGGTCTTAAGGGGAAAGCAACCGAGGCTACTGAGGGCCTAA